One window of Fimbriimonadaceae bacterium genomic DNA carries:
- the murJ gene encoding murein biosynthesis integral membrane protein MurJ, producing MSTDKLPNVARAGGIMMLSLFLSRVLGIGREMIIAAKFGMSVQTDAYILAFLIPDLLFFLIAGGALSSAFIPVFSEYLHTDRKEDAWKVFSVVVTFMSIVVGALIVLAWIFALPLAHLVAPGKLHSVDPHEVDAVMGLIAHMSRIVLPAQYAFFIGGVLFGTLYAHQKFAAPGLGPNIYNLGIIFGALALAPFFVPGQIGMSWGALTGAAIGNLVIPLFAMRSIGARFTPSLELSHPGVKKVFRLMLPVVLGLSLPGVYALIMQAFGSYFQAGANGWLNTSNRLMQAPLGIFGQSLAIAVFPALTQFFAQERMDLFRSQLGSTMRTVLYLTIPITTFLFVLAPQIVSLFFEHGRFTPADTAATAALLRMFSIGVAAWCLHPVLMRGFFAVQSPTAPIVLGTVATGLFVGLTFALMRTPLGIRALPLASSISAILLVAMLLVAVSRKVGAIDFAALGATLGKSAGASAIMGGLLWAGGALFPLVDGRWHTPVLALELTVVGLLGAWAYYLATRALHMPEVATVDRALAKLNRRA from the coding sequence TTGTCCACCGACAAACTCCCCAACGTAGCGCGGGCGGGCGGCATCATGATGCTGAGCCTGTTCCTCAGTCGCGTGTTGGGGATTGGTCGGGAGATGATCATCGCCGCCAAGTTCGGCATGTCGGTCCAGACCGACGCGTACATTCTCGCGTTCCTCATCCCCGACCTGCTCTTCTTTCTCATCGCCGGAGGCGCGCTGAGCAGCGCCTTCATCCCCGTCTTCAGCGAGTACCTCCACACCGACCGCAAGGAGGATGCGTGGAAGGTGTTCAGCGTCGTGGTGACGTTCATGTCGATCGTCGTCGGCGCCCTGATCGTGCTGGCGTGGATCTTCGCGCTGCCGCTCGCACACCTGGTGGCGCCCGGCAAGCTCCACTCCGTCGATCCTCACGAGGTGGACGCGGTGATGGGATTGATCGCCCACATGAGCCGCATCGTCCTGCCGGCCCAGTACGCGTTCTTCATCGGGGGCGTGTTGTTCGGCACCCTCTACGCCCACCAGAAGTTCGCGGCGCCGGGCCTGGGTCCGAACATCTACAACCTCGGGATCATCTTCGGTGCTCTCGCCCTGGCCCCGTTCTTCGTGCCCGGTCAGATCGGCATGTCTTGGGGCGCGTTGACGGGCGCGGCCATCGGCAATCTCGTCATCCCGCTCTTCGCGATGCGTTCGATCGGTGCGCGGTTCACCCCTTCGCTCGAGCTCTCGCATCCCGGGGTGAAGAAGGTCTTCCGCCTGATGCTGCCCGTGGTGCTGGGGCTTTCTCTCCCCGGCGTCTACGCGCTGATCATGCAGGCGTTCGGATCGTATTTCCAGGCCGGGGCGAACGGGTGGCTGAACACGTCGAACCGTCTGATGCAGGCGCCTTTGGGAATCTTCGGACAGTCCTTGGCGATCGCGGTGTTCCCCGCCCTGACGCAGTTCTTCGCCCAGGAGCGGATGGACCTGTTCCGCAGCCAGCTGGGTTCCACCATGCGGACCGTGCTCTATCTCACGATTCCGATCACCACGTTCCTGTTCGTGCTCGCCCCCCAGATCGTCTCGCTCTTTTTCGAACACGGCAGGTTCACCCCCGCCGACACGGCGGCCACCGCCGCCCTCTTGAGGATGTTCTCGATCGGCGTGGCCGCGTGGTGCCTGCATCCGGTGCTGATGCGCGGGTTCTTCGCGGTCCAGAGTCCCACGGCGCCAATCGTTTTGGGGACGGTGGCGACGGGTCTCTTCGTGGGACTGACGTTCGCGCTGATGCGCACTCCGCTCGGCATTCGCGCGCTGCCGTTGGCCAGCTCGATCTCCGCGATCCTGCTCGTCGCGATGCTGCTCGTGGCCGTTTCGCGCAAGGTCGGGGCGATCGATTTTGCCGCGCTCGGAGCGACGCTGGGCAAATCGGCGGGGGCGAGCGCGATCATGGGTGGCCTGCTCTGGGCGGGCGGAGCGCTGTTTCCCCTCGTTGACGGCCGGTGGCACACTCCCGTGCTGGCGCTCGAGTTAACCGTGGTGGGCCTGCTCGGGGCATGGGCGTACTACCTCGCCACCCGCGCCCTCCACATGCCGGAGGTCGCCACCGTGGACCGCGCCCTGGCGAAGCTCAACCGGCGCGCGTGA
- the trxA gene encoding thioredoxin: MANNLAVTASDFQEKVLGSDVPVLIDFWAEWCGPCKAIGPSIEQLATEYEGRAKVFKVDVDSDGELASQYGVMSIPALLVFKDGKVVDQMVGAAPKPQIAALIDRAL; this comes from the coding sequence ATGGCAAACAACTTGGCGGTCACCGCCTCAGATTTTCAGGAGAAGGTGCTTGGGTCAGACGTTCCGGTTCTGATCGACTTTTGGGCGGAGTGGTGCGGTCCCTGCAAGGCGATCGGGCCGTCGATCGAACAGCTCGCCACCGAGTACGAGGGCCGCGCGAAGGTCTTCAAGGTCGACGTGGACTCCGACGGCGAACTCGCGTCGCAGTACGGCGTCATGAGCATCCCCGCGCTTCTCGTATTCAAGGACGGCAAGGTTGTGGACCAGATGGTCGGCGCCGCGCCCAAGCCCCAAATCGCCGCCCTGATCGATCGGGCTCTCTAA